Part of the Tolypothrix sp. PCC 7910 genome, CAAGATGCTGATGCCAACTTAAAGCAGATTATTGATTATTTGAAGGCGACACCAGACCCGGCAAATCCTGGTCATACACTCTACGAAAATACAGATATTTTTGTAACAGCTGATCACGGGTTTTCTACAATCAGTAAGCAGGCTGTAGGGGTGAAATTTGATGCAGCAGGTACACCAACCTACATCAACACAACTAGCTATGCTGCGTCCTTAAGCTATTACACAGTAGATGCTACTACTGGTGCGAAGACTCCGACTGTTCACGCTGGATTTTTACCCCCTGGTTTTGTAGCGATCGACCTCGCCCATGACCTTGGCGCGACTCTCTACGATCCTAATAAACCTACAGCCCCCGTTACTACTAGCAATATCAATAATATTCAGTACGCCGTAGTTGATCCAACCGCAGGTCAAAACCCTCTCAGTGGCAATGGTGTTATTGGTGGTAGTGGCAAGGTTATCAATGGCGTAATTGACCCTAATACCCAAGTCGTAGTTGCTGCGAACGGTGGCTCAGATTTGCTTTATGTTCCCAGCAAGGATAAGGCCTTGGTTGCTAAGATTGTTTCGTTCTTGGCACAAAAAGATTATATCAGTGGCATCTTTACTGATGATGCTTTTGGTGATATTCCTGGGGCGCTCAAACTCAGCACGATTGGGCTAATAGGGACTTCAGAACTTCCTACCCCTTCGATTGTCATTAACTTCAAAACCTTTAGCACCAACCCGAATAATCCTAACGATCCTCAAGCGCAAGTAGAAGTTGCTGACACTACTCTCCAGCAAGGACAAGGGATGCATGGTAGTTTTGGTCGCGGTGATACTTTCAATAATATGGAAGCGATCGGCCCTGACTTTAAAGCAGGTTATGTAGACTCTGCGCCTGTGAGTAATGCTGATGTTGCACCCACACTAGCTAAAATTCTCGGGTTCAACATTCCTAGCATTGGCGATTTAAAAGGACGCGCAATTACAGAAGCATTGGTAGGCGGGCCTGATACAGTTGCCTATACTAAAGGCACTTCAATTTCTGATGCTCCTGCTAATGGTCAAACAACTATCCTCAATTATCAAACTGTAGGTAATACTCAGTACTTTACAGCTGCAGGGTTTAGCGATCGCACTGTGGGACTCCAGGGACTACCACCAGATATTCAATTTGGTTCTAGCAACAGCGATAATATCACTGCTAAACCAGGACAAATCTTATTCACAGGTGATGGTGCAGATACGGTAGATTCCACCAAAAACAACACAATCATTGCTGGAAATGGAGATGATATTGTATTTGCAGGTAGCGACTCTTCAATATCAACTGGAGATGGTAACGATCAAGTCTTTGTAGGTGTGACTGGCCCTGCTAGCAACACCAATGCTGATGGTGGCGCTGGTAACGATGAACTCACAGTAGTAGAAGCCAATGGTAGCAATAACCTGTTTGGATCTGC contains:
- a CDS encoding alkaline phosphatase family protein gives rise to the protein MADTNSNGRNVIIFVADGLRNGSVNATDTPTLYSIRQQGVNFTNSHSLFPTFTTPNASAIATGHYLGDTGDFSNTVYTGYPVINSNGSVTPFIENDPILADLNANSNLADPDTSFSKNNFLTEESLLAYARASGYSTAAIGKLGPVAIQDVTQDSRTGGTTTPNITPKTVIIDDSTYINTIANATNPPVNSVGSQSAIPLSQAIATDLNKAGLIGLNVPGTTTVATTIGSIRSNQPAGNLTTAGTLNPNAQQQQYFVDATTKAVLPQFVADIASNTSKGFAAVYWSRDPDGTQHNNGDAFNPADPGNNSLTIGINGPTSKKGIQDADANLKQIIDYLKATPDPANPGHTLYENTDIFVTADHGFSTISKQAVGVKFDAAGTPTYINTTSYAASLSYYTVDATTGAKTPTVHAGFLPPGFVAIDLAHDLGATLYDPNKPTAPVTTSNINNIQYAVVDPTAGQNPLSGNGVIGGSGKVINGVIDPNTQVVVAANGGSDLLYVPSKDKALVAKIVSFLAQKDYISGIFTDDAFGDIPGALKLSTIGLIGTSELPTPSIVINFKTFSTNPNNPNDPQAQVEVADTTLQQGQGMHGSFGRGDTFNNMEAIGPDFKAGYVDSAPVSNADVAPTLAKILGFNIPSIGDLKGRAITEALVGGPDTVAYTKGTSISDAPANGQTTILNYQTVGNTQYFTAAGFSDRTVGLQGLPPDIQFGSSNSDNITAKPGQILFTGDGADTVDSTKNNTIIAGNGDDIVFAGSDSSISTGDGNDQVFVGVTGPASNTNADGGAGNDELTVVEANGSNNLFGSAGSDTLKVVEGSGQLLFGGSGNDTITSNGKNNRLYGGSGDDKLFSNTNDTLVGGDGDDVLFAGASGGNRLTGGAGADQFWIANGSLPTSKNIVTDFTPGIDVIGLGGIKEASKFSDLSLLQQGSDTLVKVGSTELASLQGITSTTLTANNFAFSASVV